From the Takifugu flavidus isolate HTHZ2018 chromosome 12, ASM371156v2, whole genome shotgun sequence genome, one window contains:
- the LOC130534471 gene encoding arf-GAP with Rho-GAP domain, ANK repeat and PH domain-containing protein 1-like isoform X2 — MDQISQVPTCSRTNQSQENTKPPTQPQVAATTETVVPAICRSGSPPSLDPLGMEDYEGPGTHHPQVDRVNTPDREMSLRVPGEPVRRFSLCSDDGLLGDDVSSLLQEEGLRKDSFFQQASGRLPPVDADDSSELPAVIKMGWLDKNQPTGVLIYQKRWVKLDPFYLRYFDNEKEVYSKGFISTAFITNVSSVGELKFEVATNNRTFTFRAESDVERGEWVVALEDCIGEKQQLNAIGASVVPHFEGFLEHRGLRSKIYTVVLSDKVFLFKNMEDYRIGVGITSIEMNVANVKKTDRRSFEVITPYRLFSFIAESEQLCKQWVDAMQNAVHEALSNCEVAEQIWAEPSNSFCADCGTAKPEWAAINLCVVICNQCAGEHRGLGPSISKVRSLKMDRKIWTEELLQVFLSIGNGRANSFWAANVPPSEALTPSSCREERRHFISNKYRQGKYRKYHALFGNQKELNNALCINVQCSDLQETLSLIFCGADVNCSTGVADWSSPMSLAAAHSQPLQAELLRHNLNTEFPRSEVAMSTSTVHYSAPPSVSLNGFLFKTGSMTRVIADRKGREEFSRRWCTLNDGVFSYYESDRNSTPNGALKASEIACLAVDTPKKHGYNHTFEVYSERLYLFGTDDPESHKEWVNSIAKSLLPAAAEPLLRLNFERIGRLRYKGLNLQTSKVGWFALVGSTLHAYLSDSPQGEEIQLRKLNELSTQQDVLVLVEKGRTLYIEGEKKLAFASWCAAIQAAAGSGGDSLSQQQLIDTDIPVIVNSCISYITQFGMTSEGIYRKSGVTSRVTALLEQFRTDARSQCLREGVNLVDDVSSTLKRFFRELEDGLFTSVDAGSWLSTAAARDESQKVSKYKVLLDRLPRVNKATLQALINHLYCVQCFSQCNQMNIENLAMVFGPTLFKSDGQDSNARHAIVDLIHHYKDIFEVDEGQLKKQLEEITLINHLRSDLNFPRAEPGGDFICTVYLEEKSDMAAQTVRISGTMTAAELTCQVLDLRNIHFDKNDYWSCWVVNEKEEIERPVHYQERVLLLSCETDAYLLIKKHLHMEAMTNYLATKVLVSKTGTMKYREERNLIISTGFHSRYFILDSRFLKMFKDVRKDRAEQEWEVKTLKIHLGMKKKLRPPTRWGMTVVCEKTERQQWYLCCESQSDLTEWYATFLSIQHDGDLWPKDGIQNKQMNRALPDKRLGSVSLIPLRGSENEMRNSVAAFSQDPLSLFRDAP, encoded by the exons GCAGCCCTCCTAGTCTGGATCCACTCGGGATGGAGGACTACGAGGGTCCAGGGACGCACCACCCCCAGGTTGATCGGGTGAACACACCAGACAGG GAAATGTCCCTGCGGGTGCCAGGAGAGCCGGTGAGAAGGTTCAGTTTATGCAGCGATGACGGGCTGCTGGGCGACGATGT GTCTAGTCTGTTGCAGGAAGAGGGTCTCAGAAAAGACAGCTTTTTCCAGCAGGCATCCGGCCGACTCCCTCCAGTCGATGCTGACGACAGTTCCGAGCTCCCCGCTGTCATCAAGATGGGCTGGCTGGATAAGAATCAGCCGACGGG AGTTCTAATTTACCAGAAGCGGTGGGTCAAACTCGATCCATTCTACCTACGATACTTTGACAATGAGAAG GAGGTGTATTCTAAGGGGTTCATCTCCACAGCTTTCATCACTAATGTGAGCAGCGTCGGGGAGCTGAAGTTTGAGGTGGCCACAAATAACCGAACGTTCACCTTCAGGGCTGAAAGTGATG TTGAAAGGGGCGAGTGGGTCGTGGCACTGGAAGATTGCATcggggagaagcagcagctaaaCGCCATCGGCGCGTCTGTGGTCCCACACTTTGAGGGCTTTTTAGAGCACCGCGGGCTGCGCTCTAAGATTTACACAGTTGTCCTCTCAGATAAAGTCTTCCTCTTCAAAAATATGGAG GACTATCGGATAGGAGTTGGAATCACGTCTATCGAGATGAATGTGGCAAATGTGAAGAAAACAGACCGGCGCAGTTTTGAAGTCATCACTCCATACCGCTTATTCAG TTTCATTGCGGAGTCGGAGCAGCTGTGTAAACAGTGGGTCGATGCGATGCAAAACGCGGTGCACGAGGCCCTGTCCAACTGTGAGGTGGCAGAGCAAATCTGGGCAGAGCCGAGCAACAGTTTCTGCGCCGACTGCGGCACAGCCAAGCCAGAGTGGGCCGCCATAAACCTGTGCGTTGTCATTTGCAACCAGTGCGCAG GGGAGCACAGAGGACTGGGCCCGAGCATCTCCAAAGTTCGTAGTTTGAAGATGGATCGAAAAATCTGGACGGAAGAGCTTTTACAG GTTTTCCTGTCCATAGGCAACGGGCGAGCAAACAGCTTCTGGGCTGCTAACGTGCCGCCGAGTGAAGCTTTGACCCCCTCTagctgcagagaagaaagaCGTCACTTCATCTCGAACAAATACCGCCAGGGCAAATACAGAAAGTACCACGCTCTGTTTGGGAACCAGAAGGAGCTCAACAAT GCGCTGTGCATAAACGTGCAATGCAGTGATTTGCAGGAAACCTTGAGCCTGATCTTCTGTGGCGCAGACGTGAATTGCTCCACCGGTGTGGCTGATTGGTCCTCGCCCATGTCCCTGGCCGCGGCACACTCGCAGCCCTTACAGGCCGAATTATTGCGCCACAACCTCAACACAG AGTTTCCGAGATCCGAGGTGGCGATGTCCACGAGCACGGTGCATTACTCGGCGCcgccctctgtctctctcaatGGCTTCCTGTTCAAGACTGGTTCCATGACCCGGGTTATTGCTGACCGCAAAGGCAGAGAAG AGTTCAGTCGACGCTGGTGTACGCTGAACGATGGCGTCTTCAGCTACTACGAGAGCGACAGGAACTCAACTCCCAACGGAGCTCTGAAGGCTTCAGAGATAGCGTGCCTGGCTGTGGACACGCCGAAGAAACACGG ATACAACCACACCTTTGAGGTGTACTCTGAGCGTCTGTATCTCTTTGGCACTGATGACCCAGAAAGTCACAAGGAGTGGGTGAACTCTATAGCTAAG AGCCTCCTCCCAGCCGCTGCAGAGCCCCTGCTGAGGTTGAACTTTGAGCGTATAGGGCGGCTGAGGTACAAAGGCCTGAACTTGCAAACGTCTAAGGTGGGTTGGTTTGCGCTGGTGGGCTCGACGCTTCACGCGTACCTGTCAGACAGCCCGCAGGGAGAGGAGATCCAGCTCCGCAAGCTCAATGAACTCT cGACTCAACAAGACgtgctggttctggtggagAAAGGCAG AACTCTGTACAttgaaggagagaagaaattAGCCTTTGCCAGCTGGTGTGCAGCcatccaggcagcagcaggcagcggAGGAGACTCGCTAAGCCAGCAGCAGCTAATAGACACGGACATACCTGTCATTGTAAACAGTTGCATCAGTTACATCACACAGTTCG GCATGACGTCCGAGGGGATTTACCGGAAAAGCGGCGTGACGTCACGTGTGACGGCCCTTCTGGAGCAATTCCGCACCGACGCTCGCAGCCAGTGTCTACGGGAAGGCGTGAACCTGGTGGACGACGTGTCCTCCACCCTCAAACGCTTCTTCAGGGAGTTGGAGGACGGATTGTTCACATCGGTGGACGCGGGCAGCTGGCTCAGCACTGCTG CCGCCAGGGATGAAAGTCAGAAAGTTTCCAAGTACAAAGTGCTGTTGGACCGACTGCCTCGTGTCAACAAAGCAACACTACAGGCCCTCATCAACCACCTGTACTG CGTGCAGTGTTtctcccagtgtaaccagaTGAACATTGAGAACCTGGCCATGGTGTTCGGGCCCACGCTCTTCAAGAGCGACGGACAGGACAGCAACGCTCGGCACGCCATCGTGGACTTGATACACCACTACAAAGACATCTTTGAG gtggatgagggGCAACTaaagaagcagctggaggagataaCGCTCATCAACCATTTGCGGAGCGACTTAAATTTCCCT AGAGCTGAACCTGGAGGAGACTTCATCTGTACCGTGTACTTGGAGGAAAAGAGCGACATGGCAGCACAAACCGTCAGG ATTTCTGGAACTATGACGGCAGCAGAACTGACGTGTCAGGTTCTGGATCTCCGCAACATCCATTTTGACAAAAACGATTACTGGAGCTGTTGGGTGGTCAACGAGAAGGAGGAAATAG AACGGCCGGTGCACTACCAGGAGAGAGTCTTGCTCCTCTCCTGTGAAACGGACGCCTACCTGCTCATCAAGAAGCACCTCCACATGGAGGCAATGACCAACTACCTGG ctACTAAAGTGCTGGTGTCCAAAACGGGGACGATGAAATACAGAGAAGAGCGGAACCTCATCATATCCACCGGGTTCCACAGCAGATATTTCATTCTTGATTCCAGGTTCCTCAAAATGTTCAAGGACGTCAGA AAAGACCGCGCGGAGCAAGAATGGGAAGTCAAAACCCTCAAAATCCACCTGGGTATGAAGAAGAAGCTGCGGCCTCCGACACG TTGGGGAATGACAGTGGTCTGTGAGAAGACTGAGAGGCAACAATG GTACCTCTGTTGTGAGTCCCAATCAGACCTGACGGAGTGGTACGCCACCTTCCTCAGCATCCAG CACGATGGCGACTTGTGGCCCAAGGATGGAATTCAGAACAAGCAGATGAACCGGGCCTTGCCAGACAAGCGCCTTGGTAGCGTGTCGCTCATCCCACTGCGCGGCAGCGAAAACGAGATGCGGAACAGCGTCGCTGCTTTCAGCCAAGACCCGCTCTCG CTTTTTCGAGATGCCCCGTAA